A single Nocardioides bizhenqiangii DNA region contains:
- a CDS encoding bifunctional riboflavin kinase/FAD synthetase, translated as MAVWRSFDEVPDDLGRTVVTVGNFDGMHLGHQHVVQRAREVAQEVDVDTVVAVTFDPHPIAVLRPEHAPPTLTTIDERLRLLGEAGVDAVLVIPFSRDIAAWSPLDFIDRVLVGALHAKAVVVGANFRFGNRAAGDRQTLREAGAEQDFVLEAVELDGGPQVWSSTYIRTCLAAGDVAGAAEALGRPFVARGVVTEGDKRGRDLGFPTANVPVVPGAAAPADGVYAGWLRRLDGVDGGAKHPAAISVGTNPTFDGQRDRRVEAYVLDRTDLDLYGVGVEVEFVERIRGMVRFEGIDALMAAIADDVERTREILGEAEPHASS; from the coding sequence GTGGCTGTGTGGCGCTCGTTCGACGAGGTACCCGACGACCTCGGGCGGACCGTCGTGACCGTCGGCAACTTCGACGGGATGCACCTCGGGCACCAGCACGTCGTGCAGCGGGCCCGCGAGGTCGCTCAGGAGGTCGACGTCGACACCGTCGTCGCGGTCACCTTCGACCCGCACCCGATCGCCGTGCTGCGGCCCGAGCACGCCCCACCCACGCTGACGACGATCGACGAGCGGCTCCGGCTGCTCGGGGAGGCGGGAGTCGACGCGGTGCTGGTCATCCCGTTCTCCCGCGACATCGCGGCGTGGTCGCCCCTGGACTTCATCGACCGGGTCCTGGTCGGCGCGCTGCACGCGAAGGCGGTCGTGGTCGGCGCGAACTTCCGGTTCGGCAACCGCGCGGCCGGTGACCGCCAGACCCTGCGCGAGGCCGGTGCCGAGCAGGACTTCGTGCTCGAGGCTGTCGAGCTGGACGGCGGACCGCAGGTGTGGTCGTCGACGTACATCCGGACCTGTCTCGCCGCCGGCGACGTCGCCGGGGCGGCCGAGGCGCTCGGTCGCCCGTTCGTCGCCCGTGGCGTGGTGACCGAAGGCGACAAGCGCGGTCGCGACCTCGGCTTCCCGACGGCCAACGTGCCGGTGGTGCCGGGCGCGGCCGCCCCCGCCGACGGCGTCTACGCCGGTTGGCTGCGCCGTCTCGACGGCGTCGACGGGGGAGCGAAACACCCCGCCGCCATCAGCGTCGGCACCAACCCGACGTTCGACGGCCAGCGCGACCGACGGGTCGAGGCGTACGTGCTCGACCGCACCGACCTCGACCTCTACGGCGTCGGGGTCGAGGTGGAGTTCGTCGAGCGGATCAGGGGGATGGTGCGGTTCGAGGGGATCGACGCGCTGATGGCCGCGATCGCCGACGACGTCGAGCGGACCCGCGAGATCCTCGGAGAAGCGGAGCCTCATGCCTCCTCGTGA
- a CDS encoding serine hydrolase domain-containing protein, whose protein sequence is MHPRLRWAAATVVASVLLSSCESDQPPPEKQPERADVLRASDVPDGSSGSLVAVADGEVVTCRGWGESDHESATPAGCDTVYDIGSVSKQFTAAAVVKLQMQGRLRVIDTLGDYFAGVPKDKRGITVRHLLTHTAGLIDALGDDYDPLTRRAMITGALASELRTQPGTRYHYSNLGYSLLAAIVEEASGTGYEEYLVKELFEPAGMTHTGYVLPDWDAADVAVEYDDEDRSQGRPFEHPWAADGPYWNLRGNGGILSTADDMGRWLLALEGERVLDEGAKAELFRPRVLEEPGGDTRYAFGWVVAETPFGTVDWHNGGNGWSYAELARLPGSRAGLFWVTNHYRSAAGGWNFDRLRPSLTERVAKRLVGGR, encoded by the coding sequence ATGCACCCGCGACTGAGGTGGGCGGCCGCGACCGTCGTGGCCTCCGTGCTGCTCTCGTCGTGCGAGTCCGACCAACCGCCGCCGGAGAAGCAGCCGGAGCGGGCAGACGTGCTCCGCGCGTCCGACGTACCCGACGGCTCGAGCGGCAGCCTGGTCGCCGTCGCGGACGGCGAGGTCGTCACCTGTCGCGGCTGGGGCGAGTCCGATCACGAGAGTGCCACGCCGGCAGGGTGCGACACCGTCTACGACATCGGGTCGGTGAGCAAGCAGTTCACCGCCGCGGCCGTGGTCAAGCTGCAGATGCAGGGTCGCCTGCGGGTGATCGACACACTCGGTGACTACTTCGCCGGCGTGCCGAAGGACAAGCGCGGCATCACGGTCCGGCACCTGCTCACCCACACCGCGGGCCTGATCGACGCGCTCGGCGACGACTACGACCCGCTGACGCGGCGCGCCATGATCACCGGCGCGCTGGCGTCGGAGCTGAGGACGCAGCCCGGCACTCGCTACCACTACTCGAACCTCGGCTACAGCCTGCTGGCCGCGATCGTCGAGGAAGCGTCCGGCACGGGATACGAGGAGTACCTGGTGAAGGAGCTCTTCGAGCCGGCCGGGATGACGCACACCGGTTACGTGCTGCCGGACTGGGATGCCGCCGACGTCGCCGTCGAGTACGACGACGAGGACCGCTCACAAGGCCGGCCGTTCGAGCATCCCTGGGCTGCGGACGGGCCGTACTGGAACCTCCGCGGCAACGGCGGGATCCTCTCCACCGCCGACGACATGGGCCGGTGGCTGCTCGCGCTGGAGGGCGAGCGGGTCCTGGACGAGGGCGCGAAGGCGGAGCTGTTCCGCCCGCGCGTGCTGGAGGAGCCCGGCGGGGACACGCGGTACGCGTTCGGCTGGGTGGTCGCGGAGACACCGTTCGGGACGGTCGACTGGCACAACGGTGGCAACGGCTGGTCCTATGCCGAGCTCGCCCGGCTGCCCGGCAGTCGCGCCGGGCTGTTCTGGGTCACCAACCACTATCGCAGCGCGGCCGGCGGGTGGAACTTCGACCGGCTCCGTCCGTCGCTCACCGAACGAGTTGCGAAGAGGCTCGTCGGCGGGCGCTGA
- a CDS encoding PadR family transcriptional regulator, with translation MTEQAMYILASLARGECHGYGIARDAEELSGGRIRLTAGTLYGALGRLSDEGLVEPAGERDVQGRRRRYYRLTAAGELALAEEVERLRSTAAALGARLPSTRTAPGPA, from the coding sequence GTGACGGAGCAGGCGATGTACATCCTCGCGAGCCTGGCGAGAGGTGAGTGCCACGGCTACGGCATCGCCCGCGACGCCGAGGAGCTGTCCGGAGGGCGGATCCGGCTCACCGCCGGCACCTTGTACGGCGCCCTCGGCCGGCTGTCCGACGAGGGGCTCGTCGAGCCCGCGGGCGAGCGGGATGTCCAAGGCCGGCGCCGCCGCTACTACCGGCTGACCGCCGCCGGTGAGCTGGCGCTCGCCGAGGAGGTGGAGCGGCTGCGCTCGACCGCAGCCGCCCTCGGCGCACGTCTGCCGTCCACGCGCACGGCCCCGGGGCCGGCATGA
- the truB gene encoding tRNA pseudouridine(55) synthase TruB: MSDGLVVVDKPGGLTSHDVVARVRRLAGTRKVGHAGTLDPMATGVLVLGTGRATRLLGHLMLTEKAYDATIRLGVSTVTDDAEGDVLTVAPVDGIDEEQVREALARFVGDIEQVPTAVSAVKVDGKRSYQRVREGEEVALEARPVTIHELTVGAVRRSSGEGPASVDVDVALRCSSGTYVRAIARDLGAALGVGGHLTALRRTAVGPYRLPDARTLDQLAEQFSVMPLADAARAAFPSYDLDAEQAQAVRYGRPLPLELDILTAVFAPDGEFLALYAPRDGAARAVAVFVG; the protein is encoded by the coding sequence GTGAGCGACGGCCTGGTCGTCGTGGACAAGCCCGGCGGCCTCACCAGCCACGACGTCGTCGCCCGGGTACGCCGGCTCGCCGGCACCCGCAAGGTCGGACATGCCGGGACCCTCGACCCGATGGCCACCGGGGTGCTCGTGCTCGGCACCGGCCGCGCGACCCGGCTGCTCGGCCACCTGATGCTGACGGAGAAGGCGTACGACGCCACGATCCGGCTCGGCGTCTCCACGGTCACCGACGACGCCGAGGGTGATGTCCTCACCGTCGCCCCGGTCGACGGGATCGACGAGGAGCAGGTCCGCGAAGCGCTGGCCCGCTTCGTCGGCGACATCGAACAGGTGCCGACCGCCGTGTCGGCGGTCAAGGTCGACGGGAAGCGCTCGTACCAGCGCGTGCGCGAGGGCGAGGAGGTCGCTCTCGAGGCGCGTCCGGTGACCATCCACGAGCTCACGGTGGGCGCCGTCCGGCGGTCGTCGGGCGAAGGTCCGGCGTCGGTCGACGTCGACGTCGCGCTGCGCTGCTCCAGCGGCACCTACGTCCGCGCCATCGCCCGCGACCTGGGCGCCGCCCTCGGGGTGGGCGGCCACCTCACCGCCCTGCGCCGCACCGCGGTCGGGCCCTACCGGCTGCCGGACGCGCGGACCCTCGACCAGCTCGCGGAGCAGTTCTCCGTCATGCCACTGGCGGACGCGGCCCGCGCCGCGTTCCCGTCGTACGACCTGGATGCGGAGCAGGCGCAGGCCGTCCGTTACGGGCGCCCTCTCCCGCTCGAGCTCGACATCCTGACTGCGGTCTTCGCCCCCGACGGCGAGTTCCTTGCGCTCTACGCGCCGCGCGACGGCGCGGCCCGGGCGGTGGCGGTCTTCGTCGGCTGA
- the rbfA gene encoding 30S ribosome-binding factor RbfA produces the protein MTNPRVRKIADRIQVIVAEMLERRIKDPRLGFITVTDVRLSGDSQHATIYYTVLGEDEEQVATAAALESAKGVLRSEVGKQLGMRLVPTLAFQLDVIPESARHLDEVLAKAREADAAVAAAREGAQPAGEPDPYKKPRDIPADEDADDL, from the coding sequence ATGACGAACCCGCGGGTCCGAAAGATCGCCGACCGGATCCAGGTCATCGTGGCCGAGATGCTCGAGCGGCGGATCAAGGACCCGCGGCTCGGGTTCATCACCGTCACCGACGTCCGGCTCTCCGGCGACAGCCAGCACGCGACGATCTACTACACCGTGCTCGGCGAGGACGAGGAGCAGGTCGCCACGGCGGCCGCGCTCGAGTCCGCCAAGGGGGTGCTGCGGTCCGAGGTCGGGAAGCAGCTCGGGATGCGGCTGGTGCCGACCCTTGCCTTCCAGCTGGACGTCATCCCGGAGAGCGCCCGTCACCTCGACGAGGTGCTGGCGAAGGCTCGCGAGGCCGACGCCGCGGTCGCCGCCGCCCGCGAGGGCGCACAGCCTGCCGGGGAGCCCGACCCTTACAAGAAGCCGCGCGACATCCCGGCCGACGAGGACGCCGACGACCTGTGA
- the infB gene encoding translation initiation factor IF-2 — protein MAKTRVSELAKKYGIPSKEALEKLGAIGEFAKTASSSIELPAVKKFEDTYGAELLARMSPSGDGAGEKTTDKPAAKKAAAPKPGPKPRAAEPETAEPAAPVEEPAAAAPAPVAPEVEAPAAPEDTEPTAEPATPKPGSAQGPTPKAPAPRPVGKPSGTPRPGNNPFAPSQGMGRRPAPPPREGDAGPAGPRPPAGPGRPGMPRPNPAMMPKSPATFGQGPGGRGPGRGGPGGPGGPGGGRGGAPSRGGVGAGAPGRGGPGGGAPGRGGPGGGPGGFGPGGGGRPGGGRPGQRGQTQGAFGRPGGPARRGRKSKRARRQEFEAMEAPTIGGMRVRKGNGETIRLARGSSLSDFADKVGVDAASLVQMLFHLGEMVTATQSVGDETLELLGDELNYKVEVVSPEDEDRELLESFDLEFGSDEGDEGDLVIRPPVVTVMGHVDHGKTKLLDALRDANVVDKEAGGITQHIGAYQVHTEVDGNDRRITFIDTPGHEAFTAMRARGAQATDIAVLVVAADDGVMPQTVEALNHAKAAGVPIVVAVNKIDKEDADPTKVRGQLTEYGLVPEEYGGESMFVDVSAKAGLNLDKLLESIVLTADASLDLRANPVQDAQGLVVEAHLDRGRGPVATILVQRGTLRVGDSIVAGPAYGRVRAMLDEHGDEMTEADPARPAMVLGLSSVPGAGQNFIVVEDDRVARQIAEKREARERAALQAKRRVRRTLEDFMASMEKGESQELNLILKGDVSGSVEALEDALAALEVGDEVSLRVIDRGVGAITEANVNLAAASDAIIIGFNVRAQGKATELADREGVEIKYYSIIYQAIEEIEAALKGMLKPEYEESTLGQAEIRAIFRSSKLGNIAGCMVIGGVIRRNAKVRLLRDGAVVADNLDLASLKREKDDASEVREGFECGLVLRNYQDIKEGDIVEAFEMKEIPRA, from the coding sequence GTGGCCAAGACCCGAGTTTCCGAGCTCGCGAAAAAGTACGGCATCCCCAGCAAGGAAGCGCTGGAGAAGCTCGGTGCTATCGGCGAGTTCGCCAAGACTGCTTCCTCGAGCATCGAGCTCCCCGCCGTCAAGAAGTTCGAGGACACCTACGGTGCCGAGCTCCTGGCGCGAATGAGCCCCTCCGGGGACGGTGCCGGCGAGAAGACGACCGACAAGCCGGCGGCCAAGAAGGCCGCGGCCCCCAAGCCCGGTCCCAAGCCCAGGGCTGCTGAGCCCGAGACGGCAGAGCCTGCCGCCCCGGTCGAGGAGCCGGCCGCTGCCGCGCCCGCACCGGTCGCGCCGGAGGTCGAGGCGCCTGCGGCTCCCGAGGACACGGAGCCGACCGCGGAGCCGGCGACTCCGAAGCCTGGTTCCGCCCAGGGACCGACCCCGAAGGCGCCTGCGCCGCGGCCGGTCGGCAAGCCGAGCGGGACCCCGCGTCCGGGCAACAACCCGTTCGCTCCCAGCCAGGGCATGGGGCGTCGCCCCGCGCCCCCGCCGCGTGAGGGCGACGCCGGACCCGCCGGTCCGCGTCCGCCGGCCGGCCCGGGTCGGCCCGGCATGCCGCGCCCCAACCCGGCGATGATGCCGAAGAGCCCGGCCACGTTCGGCCAGGGTCCCGGTGGTCGTGGCCCCGGCCGCGGTGGTCCCGGTGGTCCTGGCGGCCCCGGCGGCGGCCGCGGCGGTGCCCCGAGTCGCGGTGGCGTCGGTGCCGGCGCGCCCGGCCGTGGTGGCCCAGGTGGCGGCGCTCCCGGTCGTGGTGGCCCCGGTGGCGGACCCGGTGGGTTCGGCCCCGGTGGCGGTGGCCGTCCTGGTGGCGGTCGTCCCGGCCAGCGCGGTCAGACGCAGGGTGCGTTCGGTCGTCCGGGCGGTCCCGCCCGTCGCGGCCGCAAGTCGAAGCGCGCGCGTCGCCAGGAGTTCGAGGCCATGGAGGCCCCGACGATCGGCGGCATGCGGGTCCGCAAGGGCAACGGCGAGACCATCCGTCTCGCGCGCGGTTCCTCGCTGTCCGACTTCGCCGACAAGGTCGGCGTCGACGCTGCGTCGCTCGTGCAGATGCTCTTCCACCTCGGCGAGATGGTCACCGCGACCCAGTCCGTGGGCGACGAGACCCTCGAGCTGCTCGGCGACGAGCTCAACTACAAGGTCGAGGTCGTCTCGCCCGAGGACGAGGACCGCGAGCTGCTCGAGTCGTTCGACCTCGAGTTCGGCTCCGACGAGGGCGACGAGGGTGACCTGGTCATCCGGCCGCCGGTCGTGACCGTCATGGGTCACGTCGACCACGGAAAGACCAAGCTGCTCGACGCGCTCCGCGACGCCAACGTCGTCGACAAGGAGGCCGGAGGCATCACCCAGCACATCGGTGCCTACCAGGTCCACACGGAGGTCGACGGCAACGACCGGCGGATCACCTTCATCGACACCCCGGGTCACGAGGCGTTCACCGCCATGCGTGCGCGTGGTGCGCAGGCGACCGACATCGCGGTCCTGGTGGTCGCGGCCGACGACGGCGTGATGCCGCAGACGGTCGAGGCGCTCAACCACGCCAAGGCCGCCGGTGTGCCGATCGTGGTCGCGGTCAACAAGATCGACAAGGAGGACGCGGACCCGACCAAGGTCCGTGGCCAGCTGACCGAGTACGGCCTGGTGCCCGAGGAGTACGGCGGCGAGTCGATGTTCGTCGACGTCTCGGCCAAGGCCGGTCTCAACCTCGACAAGCTGCTCGAGTCGATCGTGCTGACCGCCGACGCGTCGCTCGACCTGCGGGCCAACCCGGTCCAGGACGCCCAGGGCCTCGTGGTCGAGGCACACCTCGACCGCGGTCGCGGTCCGGTGGCGACGATCCTGGTCCAGCGCGGCACCCTGCGGGTCGGCGACTCGATCGTCGCCGGTCCTGCCTACGGGCGGGTCCGGGCGATGCTCGACGAGCACGGCGACGAGATGACCGAGGCCGACCCGGCACGTCCGGCGATGGTCCTGGGTCTGTCCTCGGTGCCCGGCGCCGGCCAGAACTTCATCGTGGTCGAGGACGACCGCGTCGCGCGCCAGATCGCGGAGAAGCGGGAAGCGCGCGAGCGCGCCGCCCTCCAGGCCAAGCGGCGGGTCCGTCGTACCCTCGAGGACTTCATGGCCTCCATGGAGAAGGGCGAGAGCCAGGAGCTCAACCTCATCCTCAAGGGCGACGTGTCCGGTTCGGTGGAGGCGCTCGAAGACGCCCTCGCCGCGCTGGAGGTCGGCGACGAGGTCTCGCTGCGGGTCATCGACCGCGGTGTCGGTGCGATCACCGAGGCCAACGTCAACCTGGCGGCCGCGTCGGACGCGATCATCATCGGGTTCAACGTCCGGGCCCAGGGCAAGGCCACCGAGCTCGCCGACCGCGAGGGCGTGGAGATCAAGTACTACTCGATCATCTACCAGGCCATCGAGGAGATCGAGGCGGCGCTCAAGGGCATGCTCAAGCCCGAGTACGAGGAGTCGACGCTCGGCCAGGCGGAGATCCGCGCGATCTTCCGCTCGTCGAAGCTTGGCAACATCGCGGGCTGCATGGTCATCGGCGGCGTCATCCGGCGCAACGCCAAGGTGCGCCTGCTCCGCGACGGCGCCGTGGTCGCCGACAACCTCGACCTGGCCTCGCTCAAGCGGGAGAAGGACGACGCGTCGGAGGTCCGGGAGGGCTTCGAGTGCGGTCTCGTGCTCAGGAACTACCAGGACATCAAGGAAGGCGACATCGTCGAAGCCTTCGAGATGAAGGAAATCCCGAGGGCCTGA
- a CDS encoding YlxR family protein, whose translation MSSDDLLPEGPVRTCIGCRKRAAKSELLRVIAGSDAHGHAVVAPDPDGTAPGRGAHLHPTSGCYDLAVRRKAFSRALFPSGRGGEGGLSSAPVGDYLDSHHNPATNPA comes from the coding sequence ATGTCGTCGGACGATCTCCTCCCCGAGGGGCCGGTCCGGACCTGCATCGGATGCCGGAAGCGGGCCGCCAAGAGCGAGTTGTTGCGAGTGATCGCCGGCTCGGACGCGCACGGCCACGCGGTCGTCGCACCCGATCCCGACGGCACCGCACCCGGGAGGGGAGCGCACCTGCACCCCACCTCGGGTTGTTACGACCTCGCGGTACGCCGGAAAGCCTTCTCCCGAGCCCTGTTCCCCAGCGGGCGGGGCGGTGAGGGTGGGCTGTCCAGCGCACCGGTGGGTGACTACCTCGACTCGCACCACAACCCAGCAACAAATCCAGCATGA
- a CDS encoding glycoside hydrolase family 16 protein, with product MARPFADRFTGPTLDTSVWLPHYLPAWSSRAATAASYRLDGAGLVLDVPVDHPVWCPGDHDPPLRVSGVQSGSWSGPVGSPYGQQRYRPGLTVREEQPWFEGWLPSSGRVAVAARMALSTRSMAALWLSGFEDDPDQLQCGELCVFEVFGRALGPASDPSAEVGVGIKPFRDPALVDDFAAPRISIDVSEPHTYAVDWDADEAVFTVDDEVVRRCASPPPYPLQLMLAVFDFPEWSVGDDDDLVPSVTVSEISGWSSA from the coding sequence ATGGCCCGTCCCTTCGCGGACCGCTTCACCGGTCCGACGCTCGACACCTCCGTGTGGCTCCCCCACTACCTGCCGGCGTGGTCGTCCCGGGCGGCGACGGCAGCGAGCTACCGCCTCGACGGCGCCGGTCTGGTGCTCGACGTGCCCGTCGACCACCCCGTGTGGTGCCCTGGTGACCACGACCCGCCGCTGAGGGTCTCCGGCGTCCAGTCGGGGAGCTGGTCCGGGCCGGTCGGGTCGCCGTACGGCCAGCAGCGGTACCGCCCGGGCCTGACGGTGCGGGAGGAGCAGCCATGGTTCGAGGGGTGGCTGCCGTCCTCAGGCCGGGTCGCGGTTGCCGCGCGGATGGCGCTCTCGACCCGCTCGATGGCGGCGCTCTGGCTCAGCGGCTTCGAGGACGACCCCGACCAGCTGCAGTGTGGCGAGCTGTGCGTGTTCGAGGTCTTCGGGCGCGCCCTCGGGCCCGCGTCGGACCCGTCGGCCGAGGTCGGGGTCGGCATCAAGCCGTTCCGCGACCCGGCCCTGGTCGACGACTTCGCCGCGCCGCGGATCTCGATCGATGTCTCCGAGCCCCACACCTACGCAGTCGACTGGGACGCCGACGAAGCGGTGTTCACCGTCGACGACGAGGTGGTACGACGCTGCGCGAGCCCCCCGCCGTACCCCCTGCAGCTGATGCTCGCGGTGTTCGACTTCCCGGAGTGGTCGGTGGGAGACGACGACGACCTGGTGCCGTCGGTCACGGTGAGCGAGATCAGCGGTTGGTCGTCGGCCTAG
- the nusA gene encoding transcription termination factor NusA, giving the protein MDIDLNILRMLEREKEIKFDVLVEAIEQALLTAYHKTPGAQEHARVELDRKSGHVTVLAAELDEEGNTIGEYDDTPDGFGRIAATTAKQIMLQRLRDAEDEIKYGEFSGKEGDIISGVIQQGRNPDDVLVDLGKVEGLLPVSERVPGEDYRHGTRIKCLVVSVRKGMRGPQITLSRSHPSLVKKLFALEVPEIADGTVEIAAIAREAGHRTKMAVRSTVAGVNAKGACIGPMGQRVRSVMSELHGEKIDIVDWSDDPSELVAHALSPAQVSSVTVVDAAAKSARVVVPDFQLSLAIGKEGQNARLAARLTGWRIDIHSDEEAGAAG; this is encoded by the coding sequence GTGGACATCGACCTCAACATCTTGCGGATGCTGGAGCGCGAGAAGGAGATCAAGTTCGACGTCCTCGTCGAGGCGATCGAGCAGGCACTGCTGACGGCGTACCACAAGACGCCCGGCGCCCAGGAGCACGCGCGCGTCGAGCTCGACCGCAAGAGCGGGCACGTCACGGTGCTCGCCGCGGAGCTCGACGAGGAGGGCAACACGATCGGGGAGTACGACGACACCCCCGACGGGTTCGGCCGGATCGCGGCGACGACGGCGAAGCAGATCATGCTGCAGCGTCTGCGCGACGCCGAGGACGAGATCAAGTACGGCGAGTTCTCCGGCAAGGAGGGCGACATCATCTCCGGCGTCATCCAGCAGGGCCGCAACCCCGACGACGTGCTCGTCGACCTCGGCAAGGTCGAAGGGCTGTTGCCGGTCAGCGAGCGGGTGCCCGGTGAGGACTACCGGCACGGCACCCGCATCAAGTGCCTGGTCGTCTCGGTCCGCAAGGGCATGCGCGGACCGCAGATCACCCTCTCGCGGTCGCACCCCAGCCTGGTGAAGAAGCTGTTCGCGCTCGAGGTGCCGGAGATCGCCGACGGCACGGTCGAGATCGCCGCGATCGCCCGGGAGGCCGGCCACCGCACGAAGATGGCGGTGCGGTCGACCGTCGCCGGGGTCAACGCGAAGGGCGCCTGCATCGGCCCGATGGGCCAGCGGGTGCGCTCGGTGATGTCCGAGCTGCACGGCGAGAAGATCGACATCGTCGACTGGTCCGACGACCCCTCGGAGCTGGTCGCGCACGCGCTGTCACCGGCGCAGGTCAGCTCGGTCACCGTGGTCGACGCCGCCGCGAAGTCGGCGCGGGTCGTGGTGCCGGACTTCCAGCTCTCGCTCGCGATCGGCAAGGAGGGCCAGAACGCCCGGCTCGCCGCGCGGCTCACCGGTTGGCGGATCGATATTCACTCGGACGAGGAAGCCGGCGCAGCCGGCTGA
- the rimP gene encoding ribosome maturation factor RimP, translated as MSSSQRPGADTTVTAVSAAVSGRLQELGLDLEAVELTPAGKRRVLRIAIDKDGGVSLDDVAAATRAINDVIDSSDVMGEHPYTLEVTSRGVDRPLTQPRHWRRNRSRLVKVTLADGSELTGRIGDSDEEQVSLDVDGSARAVPYADVTKALVQIEFNRKDQD; from the coding sequence ATGAGCTCGAGCCAGCGCCCCGGGGCAGACACGACCGTGACGGCCGTGTCGGCGGCCGTGAGCGGCCGGCTGCAGGAGCTGGGACTCGACCTCGAGGCGGTCGAGCTGACGCCGGCCGGCAAGCGGCGGGTGCTGCGGATCGCGATCGACAAGGACGGCGGCGTCTCCCTCGATGACGTCGCCGCGGCCACGCGCGCCATCAACGACGTGATCGACTCCTCCGACGTGATGGGGGAGCACCCGTACACGCTCGAGGTGACCTCTCGCGGAGTCGACCGGCCGCTCACCCAGCCCCGCCACTGGCGGCGCAACAGGTCCCGGCTGGTCAAGGTCACGCTGGCGGACGGCTCGGAGCTGACCGGCCGGATCGGTGACTCCGACGAGGAGCAGGTCTCCCTCGACGTCGACGGCTCGGCTCGCGCGGTGCCGTACGCGGACGTCACGAAGGCGCTCGTGCAGATCGAGTTCAACCGGAAGGACCAGGACTAG
- a CDS encoding ferritin-like domain-containing protein: MSPPRAASAPIDALQTALAAEHAAVFVYGALGGQTSQSDDPTLYAEITDAYVTHRGRRDRLVRVIEAAGRQPVAAEPGYDLPVDLSTPIAVADRALQLERACAATYAFVVASTSEDDRRWAVDALLDTAVRELGFGGRPERLPGL, encoded by the coding sequence GTGAGTCCGCCGCGCGCCGCGAGCGCTCCCATCGACGCCCTCCAGACGGCGCTGGCCGCCGAGCACGCCGCCGTCTTCGTGTACGGCGCGCTGGGCGGCCAGACCTCCCAGTCCGACGACCCGACCCTCTACGCCGAGATCACCGACGCCTACGTGACCCATCGGGGCCGCCGGGACCGGCTGGTCCGGGTCATCGAGGCGGCCGGCCGCCAGCCGGTTGCGGCGGAGCCGGGTTACGACCTGCCCGTCGATCTCTCGACGCCGATCGCGGTGGCCGACCGCGCGCTCCAGCTCGAGCGGGCGTGCGCCGCGACGTACGCCTTCGTCGTCGCGTCCACGAGCGAGGACGACCGCAGGTGGGCGGTCGACGCCCTCCTCGACACGGCGGTCCGGGAGCTCGGCTTCGGCGGAAGGCCGGAGCGCCTGCCCGGTCTCTGA
- a CDS encoding zinc metalloprotease, translating to MRTTKLLALAMVVGATSLNVVLAAPAHARPAAERIGTTCIEGEGSSARGGHGPDHREVSAKEQRAIARETRARLHAKGVTRAELRATSVSVPVYVHVMAAADGTGNVTNRQIAAQIAVLNGSFAGAKSADAADTGFSFRLAGVDRFFNDTWHKDRSSANYRAATRKGGANALNMWLVDFKWLGIATFPWDYDRHSAIDGIRVHYGSLPRGDIANYDEGETATHEAGHWFGLYHTFQGGCTELNDEVADTPAQSSPTSGCPVGRDSCVLPGLDPIHNFMDYSFDDCYTEFTPGQASRAQSMWAAYRG from the coding sequence ATGCGCACAACGAAGCTGCTCGCCCTCGCGATGGTGGTGGGTGCCACGTCGCTCAACGTCGTCCTCGCCGCGCCCGCGCACGCCCGCCCCGCTGCCGAACGCATCGGCACCACCTGCATCGAGGGAGAAGGGTCCTCGGCCCGTGGGGGCCACGGACCCGACCACCGCGAGGTCTCCGCGAAGGAGCAGCGTGCGATCGCCCGCGAGACCCGGGCCCGGCTGCACGCCAAGGGCGTGACCCGGGCCGAACTGAGGGCCACCAGCGTGTCCGTCCCGGTCTACGTGCACGTGATGGCCGCGGCGGACGGCACCGGCAACGTGACCAACCGCCAGATCGCCGCCCAGATCGCGGTCCTCAACGGCAGCTTCGCGGGCGCCAAGTCCGCGGACGCCGCCGACACCGGCTTCTCCTTCCGGCTCGCGGGCGTCGACCGTTTCTTCAACGACACCTGGCACAAGGACCGGTCCAGCGCCAACTACCGCGCCGCCACCCGCAAGGGTGGCGCGAACGCCCTCAACATGTGGCTGGTCGACTTCAAGTGGCTCGGCATCGCCACCTTCCCCTGGGACTACGACCGGCACAGCGCCATCGACGGCATCCGGGTGCACTACGGCTCGCTGCCGCGTGGCGACATCGCCAACTACGACGAGGGTGAGACCGCGACCCACGAAGCGGGTCACTGGTTCGGGCTCTACCACACGTTCCAGGGAGGATGCACGGAGCTGAACGACGAGGTCGCGGACACGCCCGCGCAGAGCAGCCCGACCTCCGGGTGCCCCGTCGGACGAGACTCCTGCGTCCTGCCCGGTCTCGACCCGATCCACAACTTCATGGACTACAGCTTCGACGACTGCTACACCGAGTTCACCCCCGGCCAGGCGTCGCGAGCACAGTCCATGTGGGCTGCCTACCGCGGCTGA